From the genome of Globicephala melas chromosome 16, mGloMel1.2, whole genome shotgun sequence, one region includes:
- the LOC132593623 gene encoding ral guanine nucleotide dissociation stimulator-like isoform X2: MHTAARYYTRNYPGWRTGDRTGAGPWRPCSISLQEGQEPHTSNRAQGRLRGENVSTGDRNETCMVWSVQAGRLEKLVGNLVPAFLGGAPSNLPTFLGTYRAFPTTQQMLDLLSTSYGCILPYSDEDGGPLHQLKMSLTLGKKPVHYELLTEEVPLAWHRGRPADRGAPGS; encoded by the exons ATGCACACTGCAGCACGCTATTACACTAGGAATTATCCAGGGTGGAGAACAG GAGATCGCACAGGAGCCGGTCCATGGCGCCCCTGCTCCATCTCCCTGCAGGAGGGGCAGGAGCCCCACAccagcaacagagcccagggcaggctCAGG GGGGAAAACGTGTCCACAGGGGACAGGAATGAGACCTGCATGGTGTGGAGCGTCCAGGCAGGCAGGCTGGAGAAGCTGGTGGGAAACCTGGTGCCTGCCTTCCTGGGCGGCGCCCCCTCCAACCTCCCCACATTCCTGGGCACCTACAGGGCTTTCCCTACCACCCAGCAGATGCTGGACCTTCTCTCCACAAG TTATGGATGCATCCTCCCTTACTCTGATGAGGACGGTGGACCCCTGCACCAGCTGAAAAT gtcCCTCACTCTGGGGAAGAAGCCTGTACATTATGAGTTGCTGACTGAAGAGGTCCCCCTGGCCTGGCACCGAGGGAGACCAGCAGACAGAGGAGCACCTGGGTCCTGA
- the LOC132593623 gene encoding ral guanine nucleotide dissociation stimulator-like isoform X1, whose product MHTAARYYTRNYPGWRTGLHTGDRTGAGPWRPCSISLQEGQEPHTSNRAQGRLRGENVSTGDRNETCMVWSVQAGRLEKLVGNLVPAFLGGAPSNLPTFLGTYRAFPTTQQMLDLLSTSYGCILPYSDEDGGPLHQLKMSLTLGKKPVHYELLTEEVPLAWHRGRPADRGAPGS is encoded by the exons ATGCACACTGCAGCACGCTATTACACTAGGAATTATCCAGGGTGGAGAACAG GGCTCCACACAGGAGATCGCACAGGAGCCGGTCCATGGCGCCCCTGCTCCATCTCCCTGCAGGAGGGGCAGGAGCCCCACAccagcaacagagcccagggcaggctCAGG GGGGAAAACGTGTCCACAGGGGACAGGAATGAGACCTGCATGGTGTGGAGCGTCCAGGCAGGCAGGCTGGAGAAGCTGGTGGGAAACCTGGTGCCTGCCTTCCTGGGCGGCGCCCCCTCCAACCTCCCCACATTCCTGGGCACCTACAGGGCTTTCCCTACCACCCAGCAGATGCTGGACCTTCTCTCCACAAG TTATGGATGCATCCTCCCTTACTCTGATGAGGACGGTGGACCCCTGCACCAGCTGAAAAT gtcCCTCACTCTGGGGAAGAAGCCTGTACATTATGAGTTGCTGACTGAAGAGGTCCCCCTGGCCTGGCACCGAGGGAGACCAGCAGACAGAGGAGCACCTGGGTCCTGA
- the LOC132593623 gene encoding ral guanine nucleotide dissociation stimulator-like isoform X3, which translates to MHTAARYYTRNYPGWRTGLHTGDRTGAGPWRPCSISLQEGQEPHTSNRAQGRLRGENVSTGDRNETCMVWSVQAGRLEKLVGNLVPAFLGGAPSNLPTFLGTYRAFPTTQQMLDLLSTRSLTLGKKPVHYELLTEEVPLAWHRGRPADRGAPGS; encoded by the exons ATGCACACTGCAGCACGCTATTACACTAGGAATTATCCAGGGTGGAGAACAG GGCTCCACACAGGAGATCGCACAGGAGCCGGTCCATGGCGCCCCTGCTCCATCTCCCTGCAGGAGGGGCAGGAGCCCCACAccagcaacagagcccagggcaggctCAGG GGGGAAAACGTGTCCACAGGGGACAGGAATGAGACCTGCATGGTGTGGAGCGTCCAGGCAGGCAGGCTGGAGAAGCTGGTGGGAAACCTGGTGCCTGCCTTCCTGGGCGGCGCCCCCTCCAACCTCCCCACATTCCTGGGCACCTACAGGGCTTTCCCTACCACCCAGCAGATGCTGGACCTTCTCTCCACAAG gtcCCTCACTCTGGGGAAGAAGCCTGTACATTATGAGTTGCTGACTGAAGAGGTCCCCCTGGCCTGGCACCGAGGGAGACCAGCAGACAGAGGAGCACCTGGGTCCTGA